The genomic segment TCCCTGCACTGGAAAATCTCATCAAACGCTAAAGAAAATATAACGACCGATAAATATAAGTTAAAAACGTTTATTATCAAGGCAATAAAGCATTTTTTTGCTAACTTTGCAGCTAAAAAGTAACAATATGCAAGACAATATAATACAAAATAGAACCAACCCATTCTTCGTGCCTTACAATACACCGCACGATACAGTACCATTCGAACGAATCCGTCTCGAAGATTATGAGCCAGCATTCATGGAGGGAATCCGCCGTGATGACGAGGCTACAGACAAGATTGTAAACGATCCGGCAGAACCAACCTTTGAGAATACCATTGCAAGAGTTGATCCCGATAAGGGCGAACACTATTACGACCTCTTGAGCCGTGTATCTAACGTTTTCTCTTGCATGATGAGTGCTGAAACCTGCGATGAGATGGAAGAGATTGCGCAGAAGATGAGTCCGATTCTCACAAAGCACGCAAATGACATCACGCTGAACAAGAAACTCTTTGAGCGCATCAAGTTTGTTCACGATCATCCAAACAGAGAACTGACACCAGAAGAGAAAATGCTCCTGGACACCAGCTATGACGGATTCGTACGCAGCGGTGCACTCTTAGATGAAGAAGGTAAAGAGAAACTTCGCAAACTTACAGAAGAAGCCAGTATGCTCACTCTGCAGTTCTCACAGAATCTCTTAAAAGAAAACAAGGCTTTTACACTCCATATCACAGACGAAGCTCAGCTCGACGGACTTCCTGAAACAGCAAAAGCTGCCGCTGCGCATACCGCCAAAGAGCAGGAAAAAGAAGGCTGGATCTTTACACTCGATTATCCAAGTTATTCTCCATTTATGACCTACTCTACCCAGCGTGAGCTCCGCAAACAGATGTATATGGCACGCAATACGGTATGTACCCATGATAACGAGCAGAACAACCTGGAAATCTGCAAACGACTGGTAAACCTGCGCAGAGAACTCGCTCAGTTGCTCGGTTTCGAAACCTATGCCGACTATGTTCTTCGCCACCGTATGGCAAGCAATACAGAACATGTATATAAACTTCTCAACGACCTGATAGAGGCTTATAAGCCAACGGCAGAAAAGGAAGTGGAAGAAGTGGAAGCCCTTGCCAAGAAATTGGAGGGTGAAGATTTCGAAATGGAGCCATGGGATTTCGGCTTCTATTCTCATAAACTCCAGATGGAGAAATATAATCTCGATGCAGAAATGCTTCGCCCTTATTTCCAGCTGGACAAAGTGATAGGCGGTGTGTTTGGCCTCGCCAACAAGCTGTATGGCATCACCTTTAAGGAGAACAAAGAGATACCGGTATACCATCCAGACGTCAAGGCATACGAGGTATTTGATAAAGACGGAAGCTATCTGGCTGTATTCTATGCCGACTTCTTCCCTCGCAAGGGTAAGCAAGGAGGTGCCTGGATGACAGAGTTCCAGGGACAGTGGATAGACCATAAGGGCAACAACATACGTCCTCACGTAAGTGTGGTAATGAACTTTACCAAGCCAACAGAGGAAAAACCTGCTCTCTTGACATTAGGAGAAGTAGAAACCTTCCTCCATGAGTTTGGTCACAGTCTTCACGGCATGTTTGCCAATACCCGCTTCGAGAGTCTTTCGGGAACCAACGTATGGTGGGACTTCGTTGAATTGCCATCACAGTTTATGGAGAATTATGCAATAGAGAAAGATTTTCTCCGTACATTTGCCTTCCACTATCAGACAGGTGAACCATTGCCAGATGAGCTCATAGAGCGCATCATGAAGAGTCGCAACTTCATGGCAGCCTACGGTTGCCTGCGCCAGGTAAGTTTCGGATTGCTTGACATGGCATACTACACCCAGAAGAAAGAATTTACTGCCGACATCATGCCTTATGAAAAGGAAGCCTGGAAAAAGGCGATGATATTGCCACAGTTGCAGGAAACCTGTATGACCGTACAGTTCTCCCACATCATGGCAGGAGGTTATGCCGCAGGATATTATAGCTACAAATGGGCAGAAGTATTGGATGC from the Segatella copri genome contains:
- a CDS encoding M3 family metallopeptidase, giving the protein MQDNIIQNRTNPFFVPYNTPHDTVPFERIRLEDYEPAFMEGIRRDDEATDKIVNDPAEPTFENTIARVDPDKGEHYYDLLSRVSNVFSCMMSAETCDEMEEIAQKMSPILTKHANDITLNKKLFERIKFVHDHPNRELTPEEKMLLDTSYDGFVRSGALLDEEGKEKLRKLTEEASMLTLQFSQNLLKENKAFTLHITDEAQLDGLPETAKAAAAHTAKEQEKEGWIFTLDYPSYSPFMTYSTQRELRKQMYMARNTVCTHDNEQNNLEICKRLVNLRRELAQLLGFETYADYVLRHRMASNTEHVYKLLNDLIEAYKPTAEKEVEEVEALAKKLEGEDFEMEPWDFGFYSHKLQMEKYNLDAEMLRPYFQLDKVIGGVFGLANKLYGITFKENKEIPVYHPDVKAYEVFDKDGSYLAVFYADFFPRKGKQGGAWMTEFQGQWIDHKGNNIRPHVSVVMNFTKPTEEKPALLTLGEVETFLHEFGHSLHGMFANTRFESLSGTNVWWDFVELPSQFMENYAIEKDFLRTFAFHYQTGEPLPDELIERIMKSRNFMAAYGCLRQVSFGLLDMAYYTQKKEFTADIMPYEKEAWKKAMILPQLQETCMTVQFSHIMAGGYAAGYYSYKWAEVLDADAFSVFKKNGIFDQKTAQSFRDNVLSKGGTEHPMVLYKRFRGQEPTIDALLERNEIKVQHKG